A window of the Gossypium arboreum isolate Shixiya-1 chromosome 2, ASM2569848v2, whole genome shotgun sequence genome harbors these coding sequences:
- the LOC108456509 gene encoding receptor homology region, transmembrane domain- and RING domain-containing protein 1, with the protein MREALFGIFSLLFIAYFSELASSTIVFKPLSISLPDLPAKFAIGNNTGVCGALEVADPLDACSPLRNGFGSNQSDSIRLALIIRGDCSFEEKIRNAQNKGFSAAIVYDDKYSNNLVYMMVKPKGIKVLAVFVSKSAGEFLKDQAKGENGECCIYPPLNGKAWTVFSICFLSLVVIAAFLVIAFVAPRSLLNWQRRSLVRSVDSKMVEALPRFVFGSARSGIAGETCAICLEDYNDGELLKVLPCQHDFHSSCVESWLTKWGTFCPVCKLDMTTKFAFSEIKRGSRV; encoded by the exons ATGAGAGAAGCTTTGTTTGGGATTTTTTCATTGTTATTTATTGCTTATTTCAGTGAATTAGCTTCATCTACCATTGTTTTTAAGCCCTTATCAATTTCCTTGCCGGACCTTCCCGCCAAATTCG CTATTGGGAATAACACGGGCGTTTGCGGTGCTCTTGAAGTGGCGGATCCATTGGATGCTTGTAGTCCGCTCCGAAACGGATTCGGATCTAATCAAAGTGATTCTATAAGACTTGCTTTGATAATTAGAGGGGATTGTTCTTTCGAGGAGAAAATCCGAAACGCTCAAAATAAGGGTTTTTCTGCTGCAATTGTTTACGATGATAAATATAGTAACAATTTAGTATACA TGATGGTGAAACCTAAAGGAATCAAAGTGCTAGCTGTTTTTGTTTCTAAATCTGCTGGTGAATTTTTAAAAGATCAGGCTAAAGGTGAAAATGGGGAATGCTGTATTTACCCACCATTGAATGGGAAAGCATGGACTGTTTTTTCTATTTGTTTCCTATCACTTGTTGTTATAGCAGCTTTCTTGGTGATTGCCTTTGTTGCTCCTAGAAGCTTGTTGAATTGGCAACGAAGGAGTTTAGTGAGAAGTGTGGATAGTAAAATGGTTGAAGCTCTTCCCCGTTTTGTGTTTGGCTCGGCTCGTTCGGGTATTGCCGGTGAAACTTGTGCGATTTGCCTCGAGGATTATAATGACGGGGAGCTTCTTAAAGTGCTTCCTTGTCAACATG ATTTTCATTCAAGCTGTGTGGAGTCATGGCTGACTAAGTGGGGAACGTTTTGCCCTGTATGCAAACTCGATATGACAACCAAATTTGCATTTTCCGAG